A DNA window from Octopus bimaculoides isolate UCB-OBI-ISO-001 chromosome 12, ASM119413v2, whole genome shotgun sequence contains the following coding sequences:
- the LOC106872687 gene encoding protein prenyltransferase alpha subunit repeat-containing protein 1, which translates to MDARGERILSDVNLAFKRDPSIDEYDYLPVDQATQNRSPVTLVSHKLGIEFWSVKVLFQHAYTKLLAWRNREANSKYLEPHEILSLTRAVVMINPECSTAWNVRKELILTGDLKAGDCLKLGTLILTKHPKSAEVFSHRKWLLNHLVSQCPVLQALMRDRRENRDINSQNCFRSTDQPWSPNNSNGHNNHMYHIHLPTAEVNSPVYNILVAEFDTCTLAASKYSCNYYAWNHRTWVMKLILCYSYTMFLSELSWSKSWIQQHISDHSCFQYRQFLLMQLSSCQQYQCSLSDHCDNTDGSRPVNNTHNNGCSQLPVENPFISEMSLISFLIHSYPGHETLWYHRRFVLHSLACAIKQKKQMNCQQDFVNQPDCKHLYNTKWEMSVKELNAEETQFAEQELKSPDLFQRHLAKRYLNWLENFFET; encoded by the exons tGATGAATATGACTACCTACCAGTTGATCAAGCCACACAGAATCGGAGTCCGGTGACACTTGTTAGCCACAAGCTTGGAATAGAGTTTTGGAGTGTTAAAGTTCTTTTCCAACATGCCTACACAAAACTCCTGGCTTGGCGGAACAGAGAAGCCAATTCCAAATATCTTG aaCCTCATGAAATCTTGTCCCTCACGCGTGCTGTGGTGATGATTAATCCAGAGTGTAGCACCGCCTGGAATGTTAG gaaGGAGCTGATTTTGACTGGGGATCTAAAAGCTGGTGACTGCTTAAAGCTTGGCACTTTGATCCTTACAAAGCATCCTAAGAGTGCTGAAGTGTTTTCCCACAG gaaATGGTTATTAAATCACCTAGTATCGCAATGTCCAGTTCTTCAAGCTTTGATGAGAGATCGGAGAGAGAACAGAGACATTAATTCACAAAACTGCTTCCGGTCCACAGACCAGCCATGGTCGCCAAATAACAGTAATGGTCACAACAATCACATGTACCATATTCATCTTCCTACTGCTGAAGTCAATTCACCTGTCTACAATATACTTGTGGCTGAATTTGATACCTGTACATTAGCAGCTTCCAAATACTCTTGCAATTATTATGCTTGGAATCATCGCACCTGGGTGATGAAACTCATACTCTGTTATTCTTACACA ATGTTTTTGTCGGAGCTATCCTGGTCTAAGTCATGGATCCAACAACATATATCTGATCATAGCTGTTTCCAGTACCGTCAGTTTCTTTTAATGCAATTGTCTTCTTGCCAACAATACCAATGCTCATTGTCAGACCACTGTGACAACACAGACGGATCCAGACCGGTTAACAATACTCACAAcaatggctgcagtcaactgcCAGTCGAAAACCCTTTCATCTCTGAGATGTCCTTAATAAGTTTCTTAATCCACTCATATCCAGGTCATGAAACTCTCTGGTATCACAG GCGGTTTGTACTTCATTCATTAGCATGTGCCATCAAACAGAAGAAACAGATGAATTGTCAACAAGATTTTGTTAACCAGCCTGACTGCAAGCACCTATACAACACTAAGTGGGAAATGTCCGTTAAGGAATTGAATGCTGAAGAAACTCAATTTGCTGAACAAGAACTGAAATCTCCTGATTTATTCCAAAGACATTTAGCCAAGAGATATTTGAATTGGCTGGAAAATTTCTTTGAAACCTGA